A genomic region of Methylobacterium durans contains the following coding sequences:
- a CDS encoding Mut7-C RNAse domain-containing protein, with the protein MDERYLCDAMMGGLARLLRAAGHDTRLAAPGAPDADLLALAANEERLLLTRDRAFAARVGAGALLLREGRADDQAAELSRIRPVDWRSAAFSRCLVDNTPLREAGADEIARAPASSRVLPGPFRICPACARLYWPGSHVRRMRICLDRLAGLCTSAGRPENSTST; encoded by the coding sequence ATGGACGAGCGCTACCTCTGCGACGCGATGATGGGGGGCCTCGCCCGCCTGCTGAGGGCGGCCGGGCACGATACCCGCCTCGCCGCGCCCGGCGCGCCGGATGCCGACCTCCTGGCCCTGGCCGCAAACGAGGAGCGCCTCCTGCTGACCCGGGACCGCGCCTTCGCGGCACGGGTGGGCGCTGGCGCGCTCCTGCTGCGGGAGGGGCGCGCCGACGATCAGGCCGCCGAGCTGAGCCGGATCCGGCCGGTCGACTGGCGCTCCGCCGCCTTCAGCCGCTGCCTCGTGGACAACACGCCCCTGCGCGAAGCGGGCGCCGACGAGATCGCCCGGGCCCCGGCATCGAGCCGGGTCCTGCCGGGGCCGTTCCGAATCTGTCCGGCCTGCGCGCGCCTCTATTGGCCGGGCAGCCATGTCAGGCGGATGCGGATCTGCCTCGATCGCCTGGCCGGCCTCTGCACCAGCGCGGGCCGCCCCGAAAATTCAACTTCTACGTGA
- a CDS encoding MucR family transcriptional regulator has product MVDEPQVQNLDFVELAGDIVSAYVSNNSLPVAELPALIMSVHTALNGLMKGGAAAPVETVEKPTPAQVRKSITPDALISFIDGKPYKTLKRHLSTHGLDPYSYRQRYGLPNDYPMVAASYAAQRSELAKSIGLGRPGGRTEDEPSSKGRRSRKAA; this is encoded by the coding sequence GTGGTGGATGAACCTCAGGTACAGAACCTCGACTTCGTAGAGCTCGCCGGCGACATCGTGTCCGCCTACGTTTCCAACAATTCTCTGCCCGTGGCCGAGCTGCCCGCGCTGATCATGAGCGTTCACACGGCCCTGAATGGCCTCATGAAGGGTGGCGCCGCCGCCCCGGTCGAGACGGTCGAGAAGCCGACGCCGGCGCAGGTTCGCAAGTCGATCACGCCGGACGCGCTGATCTCGTTCATCGACGGCAAGCCCTACAAGACGCTCAAGCGCCATCTCTCGACGCACGGGCTCGACCCCTACAGCTACCGCCAGCGCTACGGCCTGCCCAACGACTACCCGATGGTGGCGGCAAGCTACGCCGCGCAGCGCTCCGAGCTCGCCAAGTCGATCGGCCTCGGACGCCCCGGCGGCCGTACCGAGGACGAGCCGTCGTCGAAAGGGCGCCGGAGCCGCAAGGCCGCCTGA